The stretch of DNA ACAAGGAACACACTCCTGTTTCACTATGGGGGTTGAAACATTTGGAGATAAAACCTGGCGATACTATCTTGGATGTAGGCTGCGGCGGTGGAATTAACATCAATAGAATGGCCAAACAAGCAAAAATGGTATATGGTGTAGATTACAGCATAGAAAGCGTAAAACTGTCACGTGAAGTAAACCGCCAGGAGATATATGACGGCAAAGTCAAGGTTCTTGAGGGCAATGTTGCAAATCTGCCCTTTGAAGATAACACTTTCGATGTAGTGACAGCATTTGAAACGGTTTATTTCTGGCCTGATATCGAAAAATGCTTTGGCGAAGTTAAAAGGGTCCTTAAGCCTGGCGGAACATTTCTAATTGGGATGGAATCGAACGGATCAGACAACCTAATTATGAAAGTATCTGAAAAATTAATTGACATGACAGTATATGATGATGAGCAGATTACAGAATTTTTAAGGAATAACGATTATTCACAAATTACCGTTTATTTGAGGGACGGAAAAAACAAAAAGGAAATAATAAAAGAGATTGGCGGGCAAACAAAAACCGTTGATGATGATTATGACCATGTTTCTTTTTCGGATAAGTTTGTCCAATGGATGACCATTGTGGCAAGAAAGTGATATTATGGAGGAATATGAAGGTGTGGAAGATACATTATTCATACCATTAACTGGAAGAGTATATGTCTCTAAAAAATTTCCAGAGTATTTTTTCGATGAAAAAGCCTTAGAAATGGAGAATTTGATTAAGAACAAACAAATTGAGAATAAATCATCAGAATATACGATGCTGGCAAATGTTGCTAGAAGCTACAATTTAGATGAAATGGCTCAAAAATTCATTGATAAGCATGATAAATGCAATATTGTGAATTTGGGTGTGGGCCTTGAAACATCATATTATAGAATTGATAGAAAAAATTCTCTTTTTTTTGAAGTTGACCTACCTGAAGTGATTGAACTAAGAAAGAAATATTTCGAAGTCGCAGAAAATGAAAAGTTCATTAAAGGAGATTTGTTTAAACTTGAATGGTGTGATGAATTAGACACCAATCTTCCAACATTAATGATAGTTGCAGGCGTGTTCCAATACTTCCATGAGGAGGATATTCTCGATTTCATTGGAAATGTTAAAAAAATTTTTAGAAATGCTGAGTTGATATTTGATGCAACAAACAAATTTGGAATAAAATATTGCAATCTATATGTTAAAAGAACTGGAAATAAGTCAGCATTAATGTATTTCTATATTGAAGATGCAAATGAATTTTCAAAAAAGGCTAATTGTCAGCTGATTGAATGTAGAGGTTTTTATAAAGATGCTATAAAAATATTAAATAAGAAATTAGGTTTATATGCAAAAATTGCAATGAAAATAGCCGATAAAAGGGATAATGCAATGATTTTGCATCTAAAAATTTAACTAATCTTTTGTAATCAGCCATATCCATTCAACCATTTTGCGATTAATGTAATTTCTTATTTGTTTTAATAAATCCATCAATAACAGCTTGTCAATAAGAGGTATTCTAAAAAAAATAATTTGATGAAGATACTTTAGTATCCCATCAGTATTGTTTAATTTTTTGGCACAATAGTGGCATGCACTTAATACTTTTTCATGGTAACATTGCTGAGATAACAGATGCTGAATCTGAGAGCAGAGTTACAGAGTTTGAGAGAACAGACGCTGAACCTGAAGATAATGAGCTTGCATCATCTACGAAAATATAATCAGGGCCGTCTATGTGCCTTAATAACCAAAAATCACAGCAATTTGCTTCGGATAAAAATGCAAAACCGAAAATTTCGGCAGCAATTCCAGCCATAATTGATCCACCTATTATTACCGCTGAAAATATTGTTGTGTCAAAGTTTACATTAAACACATTGTCACTAACTAATTTGGCCGCCAGAATACCGTGAATAGCACCTATTGCCAATCCTAAACTGGCTGCCATAAGCATTCCTCCTGAAGCGGCTCCTGCAAGAATACTGAGAAGAATAGTTGATCCAATACACCATGCTGTAATTAGTGATATGTCTGTCATGCTGAAACCATTGGAAAAATAAACAGGGCCACAGTCACCTGTAAGGTTAATTCCCTTAAATTGTACCTTACCACCGTCTCCTACACAGACATCATTGCCTTTACCATAAGCCTTATTATTTGAGAATGTACAGTTATTCAAGACTAATGCTCCCTGGTTGAAGATTGCTCCGCCATGTTTAGCATAATTACTGATAAAACTACAGTTATTGCAAGTCATGGATCCTAGGTTGATTATTGCTCCACCCCAGTCTCTTGTAATGATGTAGTCCATTCTGTTATTTTTGAATATTACGTTGTTGAAAGTACATGATCCTCCCATATTATAAACTGCAGTGTTATATCCTTCGATATTTAAATTAGATACGACAATTGAGTAGGAAGGGTCTACTACGAGCCAGTGATATTCATCACTTTCATCATATGTGCCGTAGATTGTTGACTGATGACCATTAATGATTATCATGTTAAATTGGGAAAATGATATTTGCCATGGGTCTGTGCATCTGATGGATACATTACTTGTAAAAATTACATTAAGTACATACAATAAATTTTCTAAAGGTAAGTATCCCTCAAAATCAGGGCAAGACCTTTCTTCAAAGGCGAATGAAATTTCTAATATATGGCTTTTTATTAAAGCATTATAATCTGCTGTACTGCTGACGGTTTTATTCAACATAAGTGTTAAATCATTGCGAAAATTCCCCTCACGCATTAAATTGAAAATTTCATTTAATTCTGTAATGTTTTTGAAATTGTAATCTTTTCTGTAGGTAATTCCATATTCCTCGAAATATCTTATCATTGATAATGAAAAAGTGCAGGTTTCGTTATCGTAAATGATATAATATACAATGTCGTTATCCAGATAATTAAGGCCGCTGTTCATTATTGCGGAATACATTACATGAGCCAGATTGAATTTTTTATCGATTAGGTAGGAACTAAAATCATATCTTAGGTAATTTACATCAATATTGGTTACTGATCCATCAATAATGTATTTACCTCCCTCTTCGAATACACATTCTGTGAGGTTTAGATTTTTCTTGTTGCGGTCAATGTAAATTGCTTCGTGAGATAATTGGCTGAAGCTGTTTATAAAAAAGGAATGGCTAATTGTATTATCCGCGCCACCTATATAAATTGCACCACCAATTCCCCGTGCAGTATTATTTATGAATATGCAGTTATTGATAATGCCATTATTTCCACTCCAGCTAACTGCTCCACCGTTAATCGCTTCATTATTTATGAATGTACAGTCTGAAATAATTCCATAATCACCATTCCAGCTAATGGGGCTTAAAACATCATGATATGTTTTTCGGTATTTTGAGTCGTCCATTGGAGAGTTATCAGGTATATTTATTCCGATTGGTTTGGAGTTGATGATTGTCAGGTTTAATAGTTTAACATTGTTTCCTGTTACTTTAAATATTGCATAGAAATATTCTCCTGCATCTATGATGTGTCCATTACCATTGATGGTGATGTTATCTTTGTCGATTATGATTACATTCTCATCGATTATTATATGTTTTCCGTTACCATCAAAATAATAGTCTTTGTCAAAATCGTATGTGTCTCCGGGCTGGAGATTTTGAATATCATTGTTTAAGTCGTCAAAATTTCCGGGCAATGGTGTTTCGTCAGTCAGGGTGTGGTTAATGTGTGTTGGTTCATTCAACGGCATAGTGTCTACATCGCTTGCTGAAACGCAAGACGTTCCTATTAATATGCATAGGAATAACATTATAAAAAACAAATACTTTTTCGTTTTCAGTTTTATCACCTCTAAATAGGGATTTCTTTTATTCTACAATTTTTTCTATCCTATTTATAGTATATAATATTTTCCGCAAGTAAGTGATTGCTTGCATTAGTTTGGTGATAATAATTTGGTTTTAATGTCCTATTATTAAAGGAAAATCATAAGTAGAATTAAAAATTATTTGGGTTGATGGTAATCCAATCATAAGTCTTTTCAAATGACATATTTAGATCGGTTCGGTGATTTTTTCTGGTTTGTTGATCAAAATTTCTATTTTTTTTTTATAGATTGCTTATTCAACATTAATCTTTAGTGGTGAATCATAATTTGCTTTTTAAAAAAGTACCTGTGGAGGTACTTTTAAAAAGTGCTTTCTATTTTTCAAGAACGGCAATATAATCCATTCTTTTTCTTAACAACGGAAGCCAAGTGACTATCTTATAATGGGGCTTATAAACATTAACGCCATCAAAGAGATTAACATCCTTTATCCATCTAAAGTTATTATTGAACTTTGTTAATTCATGTCCTTTTTCGACACCCCATATGAATTTGGAGTCTGTATCTTCTATTGATTCTTCCTTTGTGTTTTTAACGGAAATCGGAGGCATTATCTCCATATAGATTGTACATTTGTCAAAATTTGAATCTATAACATTAATGATGTCTACTACATCTTTCTCATTTAGATACATTGTCAATCCTTCAACGATGAATAAAACATCATTTCTTATTGAGATTTCCTGAGCCCATCCAGGATCCATTGCCGAATACGCAAGTGTTGTAACCCTGTCTGTATCTTCAATATATTTCAACCTATAATTTGCTGAATTTTCTAAATCCACATTGTACCAATTGATTTTACCGTTATCAAGTCTGTTAAAACGTGTATCCATCCCTGATGCAATATTGACAATTGTACATTCTGGGTGGGCATTTATATAGTCTCCAACCATTTCATCTAATACAATTGTTCTTGAAATTGTACCAAGTTGCATAAATTTATCCTTTTCAGCTATGCTGAAATCATAATCAATTTTAGATATGACTTCTATTGCTTTTGAATCATAGAATTTATGATTTTTCTGTTGTGAATGTCTTGCTTTAGCAAACAATGTCAAAAGCATTGTTTTTTCTACGCCTTCTAAATTCATAAGTAGTTCTCCATTGATAAGTTTAATTCATATAATTATTGTATGGGATACTATATAAATTTTTAGGCATGCCTAAATTTTTAAAATCCTTTTCAGAATAGTCATATTTAAAATGCCGTTTTTTGAAATTATACTTAAAGTAGCTGACAATTCCAATACTGACATCTAAATTCAAATATTATGTCGATTAAAGGAAGTTAAAGCTTCAAAATCAAGATTATCAACTTTTAATTGGCAATATTGATGATAAAAAGGTAAACTGGGTTGGAAAGTCCAGTTATATTGATAATAAACAAAAAAGAATTATAAAAATAAAAAAAGAAGTAGCTGAATTATTCAGCGTTAATTTCGATATCAAAGGTTTTAGCTTCAATAGCAGCACTTTCACCAGGTTGAATGGTGTAAATAGGGGAACCAAGTAAAATTAAGTTGTTGTTAATTTCTCTAATAACATTGTCTGCTACTTCTTGCATGTGGGTTCCTTCATATAAGAAACCTTCATCTTTGTTACCTTCTAATTTGTATGAAGTTACGTCACCACTAATTTTGTTAGTTGCTTTTACATTTACAATCATAATTAATCTCCAATTAAATGATATTAATTATTATGTTAGTTAACATTTTTAAATAATGCGGTTTAAATTTAAGATTATGGAAATACCCTTATATTTTTATCTTGCATATAAAGATTTGGATAGATTATCCCCAGGCAGTGACGATACAACTTTAAAAGCAATTGGCAAAGTCAATATAATCCATCCAGAAGATTTAAATATTCTTGACATTGCATGTGGTGTTGGTTCATCTACAATCCTGCTTGCAAATTACTTTGAAAATGCCACAGTTGAAGCAATCGACTTATTCAAACATTATCTGGCAGTTTTGGATGAAAAGATATCTGAAAATAATCTGGAGGATAGGGTATTTACATATCAGATGGATATGAATGATCCTGATTTTGCAAACGAAGAGTTTGACATCGTATTTTGCGAAGCCGCAGTGGAAATTATGGGATTTAAAAAAGCTTTGCATGATTGGAAAAGACTGCTTAAAAATGAAGGATTCTTGATAGTGTCTGACGTTTCATGGATTGGAAAACCATCATCTGAAAGCAGAAAATTCTGGAAAGAAACATATGAGGAAATAGACACGATTGAAAATAAGATTGCACAGATAAAAGATGAGGGATATGAATTTGTTGATTATGTTATTGTTCCTAAAGAGGACTGGAGCGAGTATCACAAAAAACTTGAAAGGAATCTGAATTCCCTAAGCTCAGATAAATCAGCAAAAGAATTTGTAAATCAATTGAAAAAAGAAATAAAGATTTATAGGCAGAATAGCGGGGATTATAGTTACGTATTTTATATCATGAGAAAAGCAACTCGTCAATGATGTCCATATCCAAGTGCTGTTCAACTATTTCAGCCAATCTATTTAAAGAGTAATCTTTTTGGGTTTCGTATGGATCTTCACCATATTTCGCTTCAAGACCTTTTTTAACTCTTAAATAATTAAGGAATTCTCTTCTGAAATTATAATTATGGAATATTCCGTGGAAATATGTTCCAAATACGTTTCCTGATGAAGCTCCATCAATTAGTCCGTCATCATTATTTCCTTGGCCTTTTTTAACATTCAATAATGCAGATGCGGTCAAAAGGTCAGTTGTACCTTCATGAATTTCATAACCGGTTACGGTCTCGCCTGCGATATTCTTAAAGATTTCGCCTGCAAGCCCTTCAATTTCATGAGGAATTGTAGCTTCGGATTGTGTAACTATCTTGTCAGCTCTTGAAAAGTTGGATTCGATATCTAACAGTCCAAGACCTTCAATGGTACCATGCTTTGATTCGCGTTTTTCTTCATCGTAAATGATATTTCCTAAAATCTGCAGGCCACCACAAATTCCAACAATAGGAATTTCATTTGACTTTTCAATGATTTTTTGAGCAAGCCCGCTTTCATTAAGCGCATAGGTGTCTTCTGTTGAATTACGGGTTCCTGGAATCAAAATGGCATCGACATCACCAATATCATCATTCACGCCAATCATCTTAAGCCCGACATCCTCTTCGTACTCAAACGGATCGATATCTGTGAAGTTAGCTATTTTAGGAAGCCTGATGACTCCTATTGTGATGTCCTTGTTTTCTGCAAATTCATGTGTGGTCAATGAAGCGGAATCCTCTTCGGGCAGTTTTAAGGTCTCATCATAAGGAAGGACTCCCAATACTGGTTCGCCGGTAATTTCTTCGATTCTGTCAAGTCCAGGTTTCAGTATATCCAGATTGCCTCTGAACTTGT from Methanobrevibacter sp. YE315 encodes:
- a CDS encoding class I SAM-dependent methyltransferase, which translates into the protein MGFFDNMRKPKGKLGNIQLKSMNKEHTPVSLWGLKHLEIKPGDTILDVGCGGGININRMAKQAKMVYGVDYSIESVKLSREVNRQEIYDGKVKVLEGNVANLPFEDNTFDVVTAFETVYFWPDIEKCFGEVKRVLKPGGTFLIGMESNGSDNLIMKVSEKLIDMTVYDDEQITEFLRNNDYSQITVYLRDGKNKKEIIKEIGGQTKTVDDDYDHVSFSDKFVQWMTIVARK
- a CDS encoding class I SAM-dependent methyltransferase yields the protein MEEYEGVEDTLFIPLTGRVYVSKKFPEYFFDEKALEMENLIKNKQIENKSSEYTMLANVARSYNLDEMAQKFIDKHDKCNIVNLGVGLETSYYRIDRKNSLFFEVDLPEVIELRKKYFEVAENEKFIKGDLFKLEWCDELDTNLPTLMIVAGVFQYFHEEDILDFIGNVKKIFRNAELIFDATNKFGIKYCNLYVKRTGNKSALMYFYIEDANEFSKKANCQLIECRGFYKDAIKILNKKLGLYAKIAMKIADKRDNAMILHLKI
- a CDS encoding class I SAM-dependent methyltransferase codes for the protein MNLEGVEKTMLLTLFAKARHSQQKNHKFYDSKAIEVISKIDYDFSIAEKDKFMQLGTISRTIVLDEMVGDYINAHPECTIVNIASGMDTRFNRLDNGKINWYNVDLENSANYRLKYIEDTDRVTTLAYSAMDPGWAQEISIRNDVLFIVEGLTMYLNEKDVVDIINVIDSNFDKCTIYMEIMPPISVKNTKEESIEDTDSKFIWGVEKGHELTKFNNNFRWIKDVNLFDGVNVYKPHYKIVTWLPLLRKRMDYIAVLEK
- a CDS encoding class I SAM-dependent methyltransferase, translated to MEIPLYFYLAYKDLDRLSPGSDDTTLKAIGKVNIIHPEDLNILDIACGVGSSTILLANYFENATVEAIDLFKHYLAVLDEKISENNLEDRVFTYQMDMNDPDFANEEFDIVFCEAAVEIMGFKKALHDWKRLLKNEGFLIVSDVSWIGKPSSESRKFWKETYEEIDTIENKIAQIKDEGYEFVDYVIVPKEDWSEYHKKLERNLNSLSSDKSAKEFVNQLKKEIKIYRQNSGDYSYVFYIMRKATRQ
- the cobQ gene encoding cobyric acid synthase CobQ — translated: MTKCIMVQGTSSNAGKSMLVAALCRIYKNRGYNVAPFKSQNMSLNSYTTKEDGEIGIAQMLQAEAAMIEPSIHMNPILLKPKGDFTSNVIIQGKSIGDMNFYDYQHKYHDTALNAIKESFGILSEKYDIIIIEGAGSPAEINMRKQDIANMEIAHLADANVILIADIEMGGVFAAIAGTYVLLDDYDRSRLKATVINKFRGNLDILKPGLDRIEEITGEPVLGVLPYDETLKLPEEDSASLTTHEFAENKDITIGVIRLPKIANFTDIDPFEYEEDVGLKMIGVNDDIGDVDAILIPGTRNSTEDTYALNESGLAQKIIEKSNEIPIVGICGGLQILGNIIYDEEKRESKHGTIEGLGLLDIESNFSRADKIVTQSEATIPHEIEGLAGEIFKNIAGETVTGYEIHEGTTDLLTASALLNVKKGQGNNDDGLIDGASSGNVFGTYFHGIFHNYNFRREFLNYLRVKKGLEAKYGEDPYETQKDYSLNRLAEIVEQHLDMDIIDELLFS